CGAGATCGCCGCCGGAGTCCGCAGCGGGGAGCTGTCCGCGCCGGAGGTGGTGTCCGCGTCGCTGGCCCGTATCGCCGCCCGCGACGAGCGGCTGGGCGCCTTCCAGGTGGTGCGGGCCGAGCGGGCCGTGGCCGAGGCGGCGGCGGTGGCCGCCCGCGCCGACCTCGCGACGGCACCGCTGGCCGGCGTCCCGATCGCGATCAAGGACAACGTCTCGGTGGCCGGGGAGCCGTTGCGCAACGGCTCCCCGCTCACCTCGGACCTCCCGCAGCCCACCGACCACCCGGTGGTGGCCCGGCTGCGCGCGGCCGGCGCTGTGGTCGTGGGGCTCACCAAGGTCCCCGAGCTGTGCGTCTTCGCCGTGACGGACTCGCCGTTCGGCATCACCCGCAACCCGTGGGAGACGACCCGCACCCCCGGCGGCTCGTCCGGCGGTTCGGCTGCGGCGGTGGCCGCGGGGATGGTGCCGGTGGCGCACGGAGCCGACGGCATGGGGTCGATCCGGATCCCGGCCGCCTGCTGCGGCCTGGTCGGGATCAAGCCGGGCAGCGGCGTGGTCCCCGCGCACCTGGGCCCGAACGACTGGTACGGCATGGCCGAGAACGGCGCGCTGGCCACCACAGTGGCCGACGCCGCCCTGCTGCTGTCCGTGATGGCCGACCGGCCGGAGCTGGCCGTGGTCGTCGAGCCGGACCGGCCGCTGCGGGTCGCCGTCTCGGCGAAGCCCCCGATCACCGGCGTCACGCTCGACGTCGAGCACCTGCGAGCGCTGATCCGCACGGTCAAGCTGCTCGCCTCGGCCGGCCACCCGTTCGAGCGGGTGGACCCGCCCTACCCGGCGAACCCGCTGCCGGTGCTGGCCCGCTGGTTCGCCGGTGCGTCCTCCGACGCCGAGGGAATGGACCGCGACCGGCTGGACCCCGCGGTGCGCTTCCACGTCGGGCTCGGCGACCAGGTCCGTGCCCGGAACCTGGTCAAGGACCTCCCCCGGGACGCGTTCCGCACCGAGCTGGCCCGGTACTTCGACCGGTTCGACCTGCTGGTGACCCCTACCCTCGCGCAGCCGCCGATCGCGGCGGCCCGGTGGGGGCAACGAGCCTGGCCCCGAGTGTTCGCCGCGGACGCCCGCTTCGCGCCGTACCCGGCGCCGTGGAACTACGCCGGCTACCCGGCCCTCTCGGTGCCGGCCGGGGTGCACCCGCGCACCGGCACGCCGCTGTCCGTTCAGCTGGTCGCCCCGGACGGCGGCGAGCCGCTGCTGCTCGGGGTGGCCGCGCTGCTGGAGCGGCTGGCCCCCTGGCGCCGGCTGGCTCCGGGGTACTGAGCGCTCGCTGGGGGCGAGCGCATTCCTTGAGACATGTCCGGGACGGCGCTCGGTGGGCGGATCTGCCGCTCAGGCCGGCCGCTGCACGCGGCGGGTCTCCGGCATCACCAGCGTGCTGAGCAGCGCCAGCGCGGAGACGCCGGCCGTGGCCAGGAACGCGACCTCGAAGGATGCGGTGTCGGCGAGGATCCCGGCGACCAGGGGGCCGAGGAAGGCGCCGGCGTCCGAGGCCATCTGGAACGCCGCCACGGGCGTGCCGCCGCGGCCGCCGATGACGTCGCCGACGACGGCCGCCGAGGACACCCCGAGCAGCGCCGAGCCGGTGCCGTACAGCGCCATGCCGAGGAGGAACAGCGGTGCGCCGCCGGCCAGCGCCATGGTCAGCCCGGCGGCCAGCGTGAATGCGGCCCCGGCCTGCAGGAACGGGCGCCGGCCGCGGGTGTCCACCAGCCGGCCGGCCGGGATGAGCACCACCGCCTGCACGACCGCAGAGACGACGAGGCCGGCGCCGGTCCACGACGGGCCAAGCAGCAGCCCCTCGACGACGAACAGCGGGATGAGCGAGGCGCGCACCCCGAACACCGCCCAGCCGACCGCGAAGTTGTTCACCACCGCGGCCCGGTAGGCCGAGCTGCGGATCGCCGTGGCGAGGGAGGTGGGCGCGTGGTCGGTGTGGGCGGCCGCCTCGCGCTCGCGCAGCGCGGTGCGCGCGAGGAACACGGTGGCGACGGTTCCAGCCACGAGCAGGGTGGCCGCGTAGGCGAAGAACGGCGCCCGCAGCGACCAGGCGGTCAGCGGGCCGCCGAAGGCGGGGCCGGCGATGCCGCCGAGCAGGAAGCCGGTCTGGTAGGTGCCGCTGGCCCGGCCGCGCTGGTCGGGACCGACCACCCGCAGCAGCAGCGCGAAGGCCGACACCGTGAACATGGCCGAGCCGAACCCGCCGAGTCCGCGCAGCACCAGCAGCTGCGGGTAGTTGTGCGACAGCCCGGCCAGCAGGCTGGACACCCCGACGATCCCGATCCCGGTGGCCAGCACCACCCGTTCGCCGAGCCGGTTGACCAGCCGCCCGGCGATCGGCGCGGAGACGAGCCGCACCAGCGCGAACACCGAGATCACCGCACCGGCGGCGAAGTTGCTGACCCCGAACTGCCGGGCGAACAGCGGGATCGCCGGGGCGACGATCCCGAAGCCGAGGGCCACCGAGAAGGCGACCGCGGTCAGGACCGCCACCTCGGGCGGCAGGGAGCCGAGGGGGTTGCGGAGGGTGCGCATACGGCCGCCCATCCTCGCAGGCCCGGTCAGCGCCGGCGGCCCACCCCTCGCCGGGTGCGCAGGAAGTCGCTGACGACGTACTCGCCGAGCCGGTCGGCGTCCGGGGTGAACACCCGGCCGCCGTTGCGGCGGGCCACCTCGTCCATGAAGTCCCGCAGCCGGGGCTCGTCGCCGAGCATGAACACGTTGAGCGCCGCGCCGCGGCGGGTCATCTTGTCCACCTCGGCCAGGGTCAGCTCGAGCGTCTCCGGCGCCGGCGGCCAGTCGAAGGCGGCCCGGCCGTCGCGGGTCAGGTGCGCGGTCGGCTCGCCGTCGGTGACCACCAGGACGACCGGGTCGCTGTCCGCGTGCTTGTCCAGGAACCGGCCGGCCACCAGCAGCGCGTGCTGCAGGTTGGTGCCCTGAACCATGTCCCAGTCCAGCGAGGCGAGGTCGGTGGAGGTGAGCTCGCGGGCGAAGTTGGAGAACGCGACGACCTGCAGGGCGTCCTGCGGGAACTGGGTGGAGACCAGCGCGTGCAGTGCCAGCGCGGTCTGCTTGGCCGGGCCCCAGGTGCCGTTGAGCACCATCGAGTAGGAGACGTCGACGAGAAGGCAGACGGCGGCCGAGGTGCGCCGCTCGGTCTCGCGGACCTCGAAGTCCTCGACCGACAGCTCGACGTGCCCGCCGGCGCCCACCGGGCCGCCGCGGCGCACCGCGTTGCCCACGGTGCGCACGACGTCCAGCGGCTGCTCGTCGCCGAAGGCCCAGGACCGGCTGGCCCCGGTCAGCTCCCCGGCCGCCCCGGCGTCGTGCAGGTCGTGGTCGCCCCGGGGGGCCGCGCGCAGGTTCGAGAAGACCCGGCGCAGCGCGGTCTGGCCCAGCCGGCGGACCGCCTTGGCGGTCAGCTCGAGCTGGCCGTCGCGGCGCTGCAGGTAGCCCTGCCGTTCCAGCTCGCGCTCGATCCGGCGCAGGTTGGCCAGGTCGTCGACCGCCTGCCGGCCGAGGGCCCGCCGGACGGCGTCCTCGTCGACGTCGGCGAGCGAGGCACCCGGGTAGTCCTGGCCGAGCGTCTCGCTCAGGCCCTCCAGGTCGGCCAGCTCGGCCAGCGCCGTGGTGGCGTCACCGACCCCGAGCGGGTTGTCGCCGCGCATCCTGACCCGGCCGTCCCAGTCCAGGTCCGGACGCCGGGACCGCAGCGCGTCGCCCAGCTGGGACATCGCCGACGCCAGGTCGAGGTCGGCCAGCGCCTGCTCCATCAGCTCGCCCAGCTCGGCCCGCTGCTCGGCGCTGAGGCTGTTCATCATCCGCTGGGCGGCCGCCGCGCGCCGGGCCAGGGAGTCGACCAGCTCCTCCAGGTTCTGCGGCTGGTCGGGGAAGAAGTCGCCGTACTTGTCCATGAACGCGTCGAAGTCCGCCGGGGTGTGCTCGCCCCTGGCGTCCGCCTCGAGCATCGCGTTGAGGTCGGCCAGCATGTCCTTGACCAGCTGCTGCTGCTCCGGGTCGGGATTGCGCAGCGCCTGCTTCATGCCCTGGAACTGCCGGTCGAGCACCTCGCGGCGCAGCAGGTCCTTCAGCTCCTCGAAGGTCTGCGCGGCCTGCGGGGAGCGCCAGTCGTACTCGGACAGCTCGGCCACCGCTCGGCCGACGTCCGAGGGCAGCGCGTCGAGCTGGGCCTCCCGGAAGCGGGCGTCGTCCGCGGGGTCGGGGAACAGCGCCGCCCGCTCCTCGCCGACCGCACGGTCGAGCAGGGCGCGCACCTCCTCCAGGGTGCCGTCCAGCCGGTTGTTGCGCCGCAACTGCTCGCTGCGCTGCCGGGCGCGGCGCAGCAGGTCGTCCAGCCCGCGCAGGCCGTCGGTGCCCTCGCGGAGCAGGTCCCGCAGCGCCGCCGCAGGGGTGGACCCGGCCAGGACGTCGTCGCCCATCCGGTCCAGCGCCTCGGCGACGTCGTACGGCGGGGCGAGCGGGTCCGGCCCGTCGTCGTATGGCCCGTACCGGAAGGCGTGGCTCACCTCAGCGCCCTCCGGTCCGGCCTACGGTGCGCGGATGACCGAGACCCCTGGCGCAGGCTGGTACCGGGACCCGACCGAGCTGGGCCGGTTGCGGTACTGGGACGGCGCCCGCTGGACCGAGCAGACCCGGACCCCGCCGGAGGCCGCCACCGGGACGCCGCAGGACGCGGCCGTCGGCGCCCCGCTGGCTCGGCACTCGGGCCCGGCGGTGCTCGTCGTCACCACGAACGACGCGCCCGGGTACGACGTCGTCGAGGTGTACGGCGAGATCTTCGGCATGGTGGTCCGGGCCCGCAACGCCTTCAGCAACGTGGGGGCGTCGTTCCGCACCGTCTTCGGCGGGGAGGCCAAGGGGGGTTACACCCAGCTGCTGTCGGACAGCCGGGTCGAGGCGGTGGAGCGGCTGCGGGCCAACGCCGCTGCGCTCGGGGCGAACGGCGTGCTGGCGATGCGGTTCGAGTCCGGTGAGATCGCCAACCTGATGAACGAGGTGATCGCGTACGGCACCGCGGTGAAGCTGCAGCGCAGGAGCTGAGCACCGGGGGCGCCCGGGCCACCAGGGCATCAGGCGCCGCCGTAGACGGTCCGGCCGCCGATCTCGTCCTTGGAGATCCGGCGCATCAGGTACAGCCCCTCCAGCGCCAGCTCGAGGATGGCCGCGGCCACGCCGGGGGAGTCCTCGTCCTCGCCGAGCATCGTGACCAGGCGGCCCAGCCCGTCCACCGGGCCGACCCGTCGGAGCAGCTCGGCGGCCGGCACCAGCTCGCCGGTCTCCACCGTGTCGCCCTCGGCGAACCGGGCGGTCAGCCCGCTGAGGTCCGCCGCGCCCAGGTGGGTGCGGAAGGTCTCCGCCACCGCGCGGCGCAGCAGGTGGTTGAGCACCTCCAGCTCGCGGCCCTCCTCGCTGACCTCGAACTCCACCTTGCCGCGCAACGTCGGCACGATGCCGGGCAGGTCGCTCACCCGGGCCACGGCGTCCGACTCGCCGGTCAGGGCGGCCCGGCGCAGCGCGGACGCCGCCACGGTCTCGGCGCCGGCGACCGCGAACCGGGCGGACACCCCCGAGCGCTGGTCGACGGCGGGGGACTCGCGGACCAGCCGGGTGAACCGGGCCAGCACCTCGAGCAGGTGGGCCGGCACCCGGGCCACCAGGTGCGCCTCCTGGCCGATCAGGTCCACCTCGTCGCGCACCCGC
This window of the Actinomycetes bacterium genome carries:
- a CDS encoding heavy metal-binding domain-containing protein; amino-acid sequence: MTETPGAGWYRDPTELGRLRYWDGARWTEQTRTPPEAATGTPQDAAVGAPLARHSGPAVLVVTTNDAPGYDVVEVYGEIFGMVVRARNAFSNVGASFRTVFGGEAKGGYTQLLSDSRVEAVERLRANAAALGANGVLAMRFESGEIANLMNEVIAYGTAVKLQRRS
- a CDS encoding MFS transporter; this translates as MRTLRNPLGSLPPEVAVLTAVAFSVALGFGIVAPAIPLFARQFGVSNFAAGAVISVFALVRLVSAPIAGRLVNRLGERVVLATGIGIVGVSSLLAGLSHNYPQLLVLRGLGGFGSAMFTVSAFALLLRVVGPDQRGRASGTYQTGFLLGGIAGPAFGGPLTAWSLRAPFFAYAATLLVAGTVATVFLARTALREREAAAHTDHAPTSLATAIRSSAYRAAVVNNFAVGWAVFGVRASLIPLFVVEGLLLGPSWTGAGLVVSAVVQAVVLIPAGRLVDTRGRRPFLQAGAAFTLAAGLTMALAGGAPLFLLGMALYGTGSALLGVSSAAVVGDVIGGRGGTPVAAFQMASDAGAFLGPLVAGILADTASFEVAFLATAGVSALALLSTLVMPETRRVQRPA
- a CDS encoding amidase, which codes for MTAEPSALPSTATEIAAGVRSGELSAPEVVSASLARIAARDERLGAFQVVRAERAVAEAAAVAARADLATAPLAGVPIAIKDNVSVAGEPLRNGSPLTSDLPQPTDHPVVARLRAAGAVVVGLTKVPELCVFAVTDSPFGITRNPWETTRTPGGSSGGSAAAVAAGMVPVAHGADGMGSIRIPAACCGLVGIKPGSGVVPAHLGPNDWYGMAENGALATTVADAALLLSVMADRPELAVVVEPDRPLRVAVSAKPPITGVTLDVEHLRALIRTVKLLASAGHPFERVDPPYPANPLPVLARWFAGASSDAEGMDRDRLDPAVRFHVGLGDQVRARNLVKDLPRDAFRTELARYFDRFDLLVTPTLAQPPIAAARWGQRAWPRVFAADARFAPYPAPWNYAGYPALSVPAGVHPRTGTPLSVQLVAPDGGEPLLLGVAALLERLAPWRRLAPGY